TCCTGTATCTCCGCCGTGCAGAGGATGGTGCACCGTGAATGCCGTGAATACTGGCAAGGTTCCCGCCCGCTGGCTTGCTCCGGCGGTGGCTGTGTTGCTCGTCCCGGTGTTGGCCGGGCTGGGCGGTTGCGCCACCGGGGGCGGAAGTCCGGCCCCGGCGTCGACGCCCGGCCCGGTCAGACCCGGCAACACGGCCGGCGCCACGACCATCACCATTGAGGACTTCGGTTTCGGAGCGCCGGTCACGGTCTCCCCGGGGGCGAGGGTGACCGTGACCAACCTGGACAGCGCTCCCCATACCGTGACGGCCGACGACGGCTCGGCCTTCAACGTGGACGTCAAGGGCAGCGGCGGTACTGGCACTTTTACCGCGCCCATGCAGCCCGGAACTTACACCTACCACTGCATTTACCATCCGCAGATGCACGGAACACTGACGGTGGGATGAGGGTCAGGGCTGGAGCGGCAGGGGGCCCGGCTCAGCGTCGGGCGCGCTGCGTCAACGCGCTGTTG
This DNA window, taken from Pseudarthrobacter sp. ATCC 49987, encodes the following:
- a CDS encoding cupredoxin domain-containing protein, whose amino-acid sequence is MNTGKVPARWLAPAVAVLLVPVLAGLGGCATGGGSPAPASTPGPVRPGNTAGATTITIEDFGFGAPVTVSPGARVTVTNLDSAPHTVTADDGSAFNVDVKGSGGTGTFTAPMQPGTYTYHCIYHPQMHGTLTVG